A single Triticum dicoccoides isolate Atlit2015 ecotype Zavitan chromosome 2A, WEW_v2.0, whole genome shotgun sequence DNA region contains:
- the LOC119358848 gene encoding dof zinc finger protein DOF5.7-like, with product MASTTADDAGAGRRKAGTPPALPPPPAEQAVRCPRCDSPNTKFCYYNNYSLSQPRHFCKTCRRYWTKGGALRSVPVGGGCRKNKRSRSASSASRGLSLTTPAGGAADQDQHAARMGVGGFPGGGGDFRGVVGMLPVLHSPAVVGQYVPFGDWSSGETNGGGAARHATNGSGGAGNGAASSAIASSIESLSFINQDLHWKLQQQRVATMFLGPPSASSSSHPHAVGGGSNGMPAAAQFGGGGTFLQMAGLSGCMETLPAATTWFMDNSYALPSPPRPAAGVGAASSNINSSRSSGGGGDDNATSNDNNNCGGSIPSWGDISTFAMLP from the coding sequence ATGGCGTCCACGACGGCCGACGACGCGGGGGCGGGGCGGCGCAAGGCGGGCACGCCGCCGGCCCTGCCGCCGCCCCCGGCGGAGCAGGCCGTGAGGTGCCCGCGCTGCGACTCGCCCAACACCAAGTTCTGCTACTACAACAACTACAGCCTGTCGCAGCCGCGCCACTTCTGCAAGACCTGCCGCCGGTACTGGACCAAGGGCGGCGCGCTCCGCAGCGTCCCCGTCGGCGGCGGCTGCCGCAAGAACAAGCGCTCccgctccgcctcctccgcctcccgcgGCCTCTCCCTCACCACCCCGGCCGGGGGCGCCGCCGACCAGGACCAGCACGCCGCGAGGATGGGCGTGGGCGGGTTTCCTGGTGGCGGCGGCGACTTCCGCGGCGTGGTCGGCATGCTGCCGGTGCTCCACTCCCCGGCCGTCGTCGGCCAGTACGTGCCGTTCGGGGACTGGTCCTCGGGGGAAACCAACGGCGGTGGCGCCGCACGCCACGCAACCAACGGATCAGGAGGAGCCGGGAACGGAGCGGCGAGCAGCGCCATCGCGTCGTCCATCGAGTCGCTCAGCTTCATCAACCAGGACCTCCACTGGAAGCTGCAGCAGCAGCGGGTCGCGACCATGTTCCTCGGCCCGcctagcgcctcctcctcctcccacccccACGCCGTCGGTGGTGGCAGCAATGGCATGCCAGCCGCCGCGCAGTTCGGGGGAGGCGGCACCTTCCTGCAGATGGCGGGGCTATCCGGCTGCATGGAGACGCTGCCGGCGGCCACGACGTGGTTCATGGATAACTCCTACGCGTTGCCTTCCCCGCCCCGACCCGCTGCCGGCGTGGGCGCCGCCAGTAGCAACATCAACAGCAGCCGgagtagcggcggcggcggggacgataACGCCACGTCGAACGACAACAACAACTGCGGCGGCTCGATCCCGTCCTGGGGCGACATTTCGACGTTCGCAATGCTGCCGTAG